In Marinicella rhabdoformis, a genomic segment contains:
- the scpB gene encoding SMC-Scp complex subunit ScpB has product MEVTELKYILEAALLATDEPLSIKRLLQLFPEQELSANDINQAILSLESDYSGRGIELKKLASGYRLQTTEVMQPWLQNMWQQRPKKLSRALLETLALIAYRQPITRGEIEEVRGVAVSSKIIHYMMDKEWIRVLGYRDVPGKPAMLGTTKTFLDYFNLTSLQDLPSLAAIKDIETLEPELAFEATDSEQETQESEADEE; this is encoded by the coding sequence ATGGAAGTAACTGAGCTAAAATATATTCTAGAAGCGGCTTTGTTAGCCACTGATGAACCTTTGAGCATCAAGAGACTGTTACAGTTGTTCCCAGAACAAGAGTTGTCAGCTAATGACATCAACCAAGCCATACTGTCTCTCGAATCAGATTATTCTGGGCGTGGTATTGAATTGAAAAAGTTGGCCAGTGGTTACCGTTTACAAACCACGGAAGTCATGCAGCCATGGTTGCAAAACATGTGGCAACAAAGGCCCAAAAAATTATCAAGGGCTTTGTTAGAAACCTTGGCCTTAATCGCTTATCGTCAGCCCATAACGCGTGGTGAAATTGAAGAAGTACGCGGTGTGGCAGTTTCAAGTAAAATCATACATTATATGATGGACAAAGAATGGATCAGGGTTCTTGGCTATCGAGACGTGCCAGGAAAGCCTGCCATGCTTGGGACAACCAAAACATTTTTAGATTATTTTAATTTAACTTCGCTGCAAGATTTGCCGTCTTTGGCAGCGATCAAAGACATAGAAACCTTAGAACCTGAATTGGCTTTTGAAGCCACTGATTCTGAGCAAGAAACACAGGAAAGTGAAGCAGATGAAGAATAA
- a CDS encoding M48 family metallopeptidase, which yields MNKLIIIACVFLTACATSPTGRQQLILVGDSQMTQMGITSFQEMKTSQTISRDREVNQYVQCVTNAILDVMPQGGQDWEVVVFEAPSANAFALPGGKIGVHTGLLAVAETPAQLATVIGHEIGHVLSRHGAERVSHQLATQTGLQLADVMASQKIEGSTERQMLMLGLGLGAQLGVLLPYSREHESEADVIGLDLMAQAGFNPQESVSLWQNMDKASGSQRQPQFMSTHPNPQKRIQRLQRRMPKALPLYQNSGRKPNCQL from the coding sequence ATGAACAAATTGATCATCATAGCCTGTGTTTTTTTAACCGCTTGTGCGACTTCACCGACAGGGCGGCAACAGCTAATTTTAGTTGGAGACAGCCAAATGACACAAATGGGGATCACTTCTTTTCAAGAAATGAAAACGTCCCAGACAATCAGTAGAGACCGTGAAGTGAACCAATATGTTCAATGTGTCACCAATGCCATTTTAGATGTCATGCCTCAAGGTGGGCAAGATTGGGAAGTGGTGGTTTTTGAAGCGCCGAGTGCGAATGCCTTTGCACTCCCTGGTGGGAAAATTGGTGTTCATACTGGCTTATTGGCTGTAGCTGAAACGCCAGCACAATTGGCGACTGTTATCGGTCATGAAATTGGGCATGTGTTATCTCGTCATGGTGCAGAGCGGGTTTCGCATCAATTAGCCACACAAACTGGATTACAGCTGGCAGATGTCATGGCCAGCCAAAAGATTGAAGGTTCAACGGAACGTCAGATGTTAATGCTTGGGCTGGGTCTGGGTGCACAGCTGGGTGTTTTGTTACCTTATTCTAGAGAGCATGAGTCAGAAGCCGATGTGATTGGGCTGGATTTGATGGCTCAAGCGGGGTTCAATCCACAAGAAAGTGTGTCGCTGTGGCAGAACATGGACAAAGCGTCAGGCAGCCAAAGGCAGCCACAATTTATGTCGACGCACCCCAATCCACAAAAAAGAATCCAACGCTTACAAAGGCGTATGCCTAAGGCCTTGCCGTTGTATCAAAACAGTGGGCGAAAGCCAAACTGCCAACTGTGA
- a CDS encoding SixA phosphatase family protein, whose protein sequence is MKLITLLFLLSTTCAHSATHYFVRHAEKITNDPANKNPELTLKGQQRAQNLALLLSQADIEHIYSTAYKRTELTAQPLSDRLGIPLKHYDPRALELLVKELKGLQGNTLTVGHSNTTTEAVSLLTLQTMNGLTEEDYGDVFQVVIEGDKVVLNHLKLPPDSVLKVNSQPINTK, encoded by the coding sequence ATGAAACTGATTACCCTGTTATTCTTGCTCAGCACCACTTGTGCTCACAGCGCAACACACTACTTTGTCAGACATGCTGAGAAAATCACCAATGATCCTGCAAACAAAAATCCAGAATTAACATTAAAAGGTCAGCAAAGGGCACAAAACTTGGCCTTGCTACTTTCACAAGCTGATATCGAACACATCTACAGCACTGCCTACAAAAGAACTGAGCTGACGGCACAACCCCTTTCAGACAGGCTCGGCATTCCGCTTAAGCACTATGACCCCAGAGCACTTGAACTGCTGGTTAAAGAATTGAAAGGACTTCAAGGGAACACTTTAACTGTTGGACACAGCAATACCACAACGGAGGCTGTTTCATTGTTGACCCTGCAGACAATGAACGGCCTCACTGAAGAAGATTATGGGGATGTTTTTCAAGTGGTGATTGAAGGTGACAAAGTGGTTTTAAATCACTTGAAATTGCCACCCGATTCGGTACTAAAGGTTAATTCTCAACCCATTAATACCAAGTAA
- a CDS encoding SEL1-like repeat protein — translation MKLKKSITIILFSLLLSGFAQADFLDGIEAYENKDYVTAFTTFSELATLGNHRAQFNLAVMYMNGEGVPKDLELAYAWSKLAQQDEHTDFAKVAEKILADTDKNQHPILEEKAAQIQAQYGKEAILHKLSPNEYIPNKAQKNKLHAVVSPIKRTAPRYPKEALNDRKQGWVTAMMDIHPDGSVRSVEIIESFPDTVFEKPTVDALSTFKFDVSFPEGVDPYVVQAKQTFIYELPLQASQSKINDLYEKRLTTLKEHASQGHPDAQYVYAVAARSHIVPEQLKIDQKEANHWLLKAAQNGHVEAQYLLGKNILRGKGCQVEKQKAVDWIVYAAEQGHDKSAREVHRLLTEYDNLNHTEKSPHNWLKLSAESGNPESQLEYAQFIADSESPTEETLKIAEQFLASYTDHRKKNVYWYQTAAQIEMIKGDAKLAQKYQKKAKKMAKKLGWDLSVASL, via the coding sequence ATGAAACTCAAAAAATCAATCACCATCATACTCTTCTCATTGCTACTTTCTGGCTTTGCTCAAGCCGACTTTTTAGATGGCATTGAAGCATATGAAAACAAAGACTACGTGACTGCATTCACTACTTTTTCTGAATTAGCCACACTGGGTAACCACCGGGCACAGTTCAATTTGGCTGTGATGTACATGAACGGAGAAGGTGTGCCAAAAGACCTTGAACTGGCCTATGCGTGGAGTAAATTAGCGCAACAAGATGAGCACACTGATTTCGCCAAAGTTGCCGAAAAAATTCTTGCTGATACCGATAAGAACCAACACCCTATATTAGAAGAGAAAGCCGCCCAAATTCAGGCTCAATATGGAAAAGAAGCCATACTTCACAAGTTGTCACCGAACGAATACATACCCAACAAAGCTCAAAAGAACAAGCTGCACGCAGTGGTTTCTCCCATAAAAAGAACCGCTCCTCGCTATCCTAAAGAGGCGCTCAATGACAGAAAGCAAGGCTGGGTCACAGCAATGATGGACATCCACCCAGATGGCAGTGTCAGATCTGTTGAAATCATAGAATCTTTCCCAGACACAGTTTTTGAGAAACCGACTGTAGATGCTTTATCTACATTTAAATTTGATGTCAGTTTCCCGGAAGGCGTCGACCCTTATGTTGTCCAAGCTAAACAAACCTTCATTTATGAATTGCCTTTGCAAGCCAGCCAAAGCAAAATCAATGACTTATATGAAAAAAGACTGACAACGTTAAAAGAACATGCCAGCCAAGGTCACCCAGATGCACAATATGTTTATGCGGTTGCGGCTCGATCTCACATCGTTCCTGAACAACTAAAAATTGATCAAAAAGAAGCCAATCATTGGTTGTTAAAAGCGGCTCAAAACGGCCATGTTGAGGCCCAATACTTATTAGGTAAAAACATCCTCCGTGGAAAAGGCTGTCAAGTTGAAAAGCAAAAAGCCGTGGATTGGATAGTCTATGCTGCAGAACAAGGCCATGATAAATCTGCCCGTGAAGTTCATCGCCTATTAACTGAGTATGACAACCTGAACCACACTGAAAAATCTCCTCATAACTGGCTCAAACTGTCAGCTGAATCTGGCAACCCTGAATCCCAGCTTGAGTATGCCCAATTTATAGCCGATTCTGAATCACCAACTGAGGAAACACTAAAAATAGCAGAACAGTTTTTAGCCAGTTATACTGATCACAGGAAAAAAAATGTGTATTGGTATCAAACAGCAGCCCAAATAGAAATGATCAAAGGCGACGCTAAGCTAGCCCAAAAATACCAAAAGAAAGCCAAAAAAATGGCTAAAAAATTAGGTTGGGATCTGTCTGTTGCATCATTATAA
- a CDS encoding ScpA family protein: MSESEQNTKDPMGVDIEAIDAEDHAAPLPKEPQQQEMPFAVVEGRPYTTMPTDLYIPPDALEVILEAFEGPLDLLLYLIRRQNLDILHIPILDITKQYVEYIELMHKLNFELAAEYLVMAAMLAEIKSRMLLPKQESEEEDEADPRAELIRRLQEYERFKQAAEEIEHMPRLDRDFMVASVYVDKQGFQRDDEAIDLRDLMMAFKEVMARADLKVSHEIEREVLSVRDRMAIVLEALLSEKMVRFGSLFKKSEGKQGALVTFLAILELLKAQSLELVQNTAFGEIYIKSAGQ; encoded by the coding sequence TTGTCTGAATCAGAGCAAAATACTAAAGACCCAATGGGTGTTGATATCGAAGCTATTGATGCTGAGGATCATGCAGCACCATTACCAAAAGAACCACAACAGCAAGAAATGCCTTTCGCCGTTGTTGAAGGTCGGCCTTACACCACGATGCCAACAGACCTCTATATACCGCCAGATGCTTTGGAAGTGATTCTTGAGGCTTTTGAAGGACCTTTGGATTTATTGCTTTATTTGATCAGGCGACAAAATTTAGACATTTTACATATCCCCATTCTGGACATCACCAAGCAGTATGTGGAATACATAGAGTTAATGCACAAGCTGAACTTTGAATTGGCAGCAGAGTATTTGGTGATGGCAGCGATGTTGGCAGAAATCAAATCTCGAATGTTGTTGCCTAAGCAAGAAAGTGAAGAAGAAGATGAGGCAGACCCGAGGGCTGAATTGATTCGCAGACTTCAAGAGTATGAACGTTTTAAGCAAGCGGCAGAAGAGATTGAACACATGCCGAGATTGGATCGAGATTTTATGGTGGCTTCGGTTTATGTTGATAAACAAGGTTTTCAACGCGATGATGAAGCCATAGACTTGCGTGATTTAATGATGGCATTCAAAGAGGTGATGGCACGGGCAGATTTGAAAGTATCTCATGAAATCGAGCGAGAAGTACTCAGCGTTCGAGACCGCATGGCGATAGTATTAGAAGCTTTGCTATCAGAAAAAATGGTGCGCTTTGGTTCGCTGTTTAAGAAGTCAGAAGGTAAGCAAGGTGCTTTGGTGACTTTTTTGGCTATTTTAGAACTATTGAAAGCACAATCTTTGGAATTGGTGCAAAATACAGCCTTTGGTGAAATTTATATCAAAAGTGCGGGGCAATGA
- a CDS encoding asparaginase domain-containing protein, whose amino-acid sequence MKQLKIITTGGTIDKMYFDDLSEYQIGKPVIGELLQSFHVGFDFEVVPLLKKDSIYINDDDRDLIRKVIEKSDETHFLITHGTDTMVDTAKYLQGIEGKTIVMTGALTPARFNSTDAIFNIGCAVSAVQTQPPGIWVIMSGLVWDPMKVRKNRKANRFEEA is encoded by the coding sequence ATGAAACAACTGAAAATCATCACCACAGGTGGCACGATTGATAAAATGTATTTTGACGATTTGAGTGAGTATCAAATTGGCAAGCCAGTGATAGGTGAATTGTTACAATCATTTCATGTAGGCTTTGATTTCGAAGTGGTGCCGTTGTTAAAAAAAGATTCAATCTATATCAATGACGATGACCGCGACTTGATTCGCAAAGTGATTGAAAAATCAGATGAAACACACTTTCTCATCACGCATGGCACAGACACCATGGTCGATACAGCCAAATATTTACAAGGTATAGAAGGGAAAACCATTGTTATGACGGGCGCTTTGACACCCGCGAGGTTTAATTCTACTGACGCCATTTTTAACATAGGCTGTGCTGTATCTGCGGTGCAAACCCAGCCTCCCGGTATCTGGGTTATTATGAGTGGGCTGGTTTGGGATCCGATGAAAGTGCGAAAAAACCGTAAAGCCAACCGTTTTGAGGAGGCTTAA
- a CDS encoding rhomboid family intramembrane serine protease — translation MNNQNPIANIPTVTRNVLIAIVVMFVAENLLQAITQNGVYIIHRYFPLFPIQSEYFYPWQLITYALLHGNLMHLFFNGFAIWMFGSQIEHYWGEKRYAIFIIACILGSGLANALFSPYPAIGISGAVYGLLIAYGMMWPNHTIMLVLPPIPIKAKYFVMIIAGMSVYSSLAARQDGIAHLAHLGGAITGFLLIQYWRKKPPFKW, via the coding sequence ATGAACAATCAAAACCCCATTGCAAATATTCCCACAGTTACCAGAAATGTTTTGATTGCCATCGTGGTGATGTTTGTGGCAGAAAATTTATTGCAAGCCATTACTCAAAATGGCGTATACATTATTCACAGGTATTTCCCGCTGTTTCCCATCCAAAGTGAATACTTTTATCCTTGGCAACTGATAACCTATGCCCTGCTGCATGGCAATTTAATGCACTTATTTTTCAATGGCTTCGCTATTTGGATGTTTGGCTCTCAAATCGAACATTACTGGGGAGAAAAAAGATATGCCATTTTTATCATTGCTTGCATACTTGGCTCAGGCTTGGCCAATGCATTGTTCAGTCCCTATCCAGCCATTGGTATTTCTGGGGCGGTTTATGGGTTGTTGATTGCTTATGGCATGATGTGGCCTAACCATACCATCATGTTGGTTTTGCCTCCCATACCCATCAAAGCCAAATACTTTGTCATGATCATTGCAGGCATGTCTGTCTATAGCAGCTTGGCTGCCCGACAAGATGGTATCGCCCATTTGGCTCACTTAGGTGGCGCTATAACTGGGTTTTTATTGATTCAATATTGGCGAAAGAAACCACCTTTTAAATGGTAA
- a CDS encoding efflux RND transporter periplasmic adaptor subunit yields MQHIQNQTKPSLLKRIMPFFLILAVFIVLMIVMSMFKKPPAVVPDRPSGFLVETATLKRNDLNVMVNSQGSVKAKREIALMSEISGKVRSLNDVFVVGGQFAAGDVLVSIDDADYRVSVQRAKANLASAQANLDLEQAKSDQALKDWKSFGKQGKPSDLVLNIPQLNGAKASVKAALADVAKAERDLAKTQIIAPFDGTVLTKSIDIGQYVNMAGQLGTIASTAVAEVRLPLTASDISKLKLSKINLNTDPIPVQFTASNTDDVIEGLLTRLESAKDSKTLLNYAVAEINQPLAKGLYFNTFLSAQIQGESLTDVFAVPAAWMMANNQIAVYRNGQLEILDLNVVHKTDDYFYVSSGLSEKNQIVITPIQAPEAGMTLRLKGEQVKAEKVTETTESQS; encoded by the coding sequence ATGCAACACATTCAAAACCAGACAAAACCGTCACTGCTCAAACGCATCATGCCTTTTTTCTTGATTCTGGCCGTATTTATTGTATTGATGATTGTGATGAGCATGTTCAAGAAACCACCGGCTGTTGTTCCAGACAGACCTTCTGGTTTTTTGGTTGAAACTGCCACATTAAAACGCAATGATTTGAATGTAATGGTTAATTCACAAGGGTCAGTTAAAGCGAAGCGAGAAATCGCTTTGATGTCTGAAATCTCTGGTAAAGTCCGGTCTTTGAATGATGTCTTTGTGGTAGGAGGTCAATTTGCTGCCGGTGATGTCTTGGTCAGTATCGATGATGCAGATTATCGCGTATCGGTACAAAGGGCCAAAGCAAACCTGGCAAGTGCCCAAGCCAATTTAGATTTAGAACAAGCCAAATCGGACCAAGCATTAAAAGACTGGAAATCATTTGGAAAGCAAGGCAAACCCAGTGACTTGGTACTAAACATCCCTCAATTAAATGGCGCAAAAGCCAGCGTCAAAGCAGCACTTGCCGATGTGGCCAAAGCTGAAAGAGACCTCGCTAAAACACAAATCATTGCGCCCTTTGACGGCACCGTTTTAACCAAAAGTATCGATATAGGACAATACGTTAACATGGCCGGTCAACTGGGCACAATAGCCAGCACTGCTGTGGCTGAGGTGCGCCTGCCATTAACTGCCAGTGACATCAGCAAGTTGAAACTCAGTAAAATCAACTTAAACACAGACCCTATCCCGGTACAGTTCACAGCCAGCAATACAGATGATGTGATTGAAGGGTTGTTAACCCGACTTGAATCTGCCAAAGACAGCAAAACTTTATTGAATTACGCCGTTGCAGAAATCAATCAGCCACTTGCCAAAGGTTTATATTTCAACACGTTTTTATCAGCACAAATTCAAGGTGAATCACTCACTGATGTGTTCGCTGTTCCTGCTGCATGGATGATGGCTAATAATCAAATTGCGGTTTACAGAAACGGTCAATTAGAGATTCTCGATTTGAATGTGGTCCATAAAACCGATGATTATTTCTATGTCAGCTCAGGTTTAAGTGAAAAAAATCAAATTGTCATCACGCCAATACAAGCACCCGAAGCAGGGATGACATTGCGCCTAAAAGGTGAGCAAGTTAAAGCAGAAAAAGTCACTGAAACAACAGAGTCGCAGTCATGA
- a CDS encoding L-threonylcarbamoyladenylate synthase yields MADILRVHPDNPQPRSIKAAIASVRNGGLIVYPTDSGYAIGWSMDNVKAAKIVSQIKEIDAQHHFTMMCGNISQMTEFVLVDNVAFRLIKQHTPGAYTFILEATRRVPKKLQHQKRKTIGVRIADHAVVSALLEELGEPMMTSTLEFPDIDMYELDVDDINLKVGNRVNSIISAGYTAQEPTTVIDLSEGEVNVIREGKGPVDFV; encoded by the coding sequence ATGGCAGATATTTTAAGGGTTCATCCAGACAATCCTCAGCCCAGAAGCATCAAAGCAGCGATTGCATCTGTGCGAAATGGTGGGTTGATTGTGTATCCAACTGATTCAGGTTATGCGATTGGTTGGAGCATGGATAATGTAAAAGCTGCAAAAATTGTCAGTCAAATTAAAGAAATAGACGCACAACACCACTTCACGATGATGTGCGGGAACATTTCTCAGATGACCGAATTTGTTTTGGTGGATAATGTGGCTTTTCGTTTGATTAAACAACACACACCTGGTGCTTACACTTTTATTTTAGAAGCGACTCGGCGCGTGCCTAAGAAATTACAGCATCAAAAGCGTAAAACCATTGGTGTCAGAATCGCAGACCATGCTGTGGTCAGTGCTTTATTGGAAGAGTTGGGCGAGCCCATGATGACATCGACACTGGAATTCCCTGACATAGACATGTATGAATTGGATGTTGATGACATCAATTTAAAAGTCGGCAACAGGGTTAATAGCATCATCAGTGCAGGCTATACTGCACAAGAACCCACCACAGTGATTGATTTATCTGAAGGTGAGGTTAATGTGATTCGAGAAGGTAAAGGGCCGGTAGATTTTGTCTGA
- a CDS encoding pseudouridine synthase produces MKNKDDKNQTTEGVVDDSQIDELVEVEPTERIQKTLARCGLGSRRQIESAIKLGQITINREPVTLGQKLLVGDKIGWKNRAWIVELEVMMPKVLMYHKPLGLVCTKRDEKGRPTVFDKLPQVKGEKWMNIGRLDINTTGLLLFTTDGDFANHMMHPSANIDREYACRIFGEIKEDAVKNLLAGVELEDGVAKFSDVQAAGGEDTSNKWFHVALMEGKNREVRRLWESQGVQVNRLKRVRYGGVFLPKNLRQGDCRELNAKELALLFKDSSYEPATQKLVVNSLRKGRA; encoded by the coding sequence ATGAAGAATAAAGACGACAAAAATCAAACTACTGAAGGTGTTGTTGATGACAGTCAAATTGATGAATTAGTTGAGGTTGAACCCACTGAGCGCATTCAAAAAACATTGGCCAGGTGTGGCTTGGGGTCGCGAAGACAAATTGAATCGGCAATTAAGTTGGGTCAAATCACGATTAATCGAGAGCCAGTTACCTTGGGTCAGAAGCTTTTGGTTGGTGACAAGATAGGTTGGAAAAACCGCGCTTGGATAGTTGAGCTAGAAGTGATGATGCCTAAGGTATTGATGTACCACAAGCCTTTGGGTTTGGTGTGTACTAAACGTGATGAGAAGGGCCGACCTACGGTTTTTGATAAGCTGCCACAAGTCAAAGGAGAGAAGTGGATGAACATTGGCAGATTGGATATCAACACGACAGGTCTGTTGTTATTCACGACTGACGGCGATTTTGCCAATCACATGATGCACCCCAGCGCCAATATTGACCGTGAATATGCATGTCGTATTTTTGGAGAAATTAAAGAAGACGCAGTGAAAAATTTATTAGCTGGTGTTGAGTTGGAAGATGGTGTGGCAAAATTCAGTGATGTTCAGGCCGCTGGCGGTGAAGACACCAGTAACAAGTGGTTTCATGTGGCTTTGATGGAAGGTAAAAATCGAGAAGTTCGAAGGCTCTGGGAATCACAAGGTGTTCAGGTTAATCGTTTGAAGCGGGTCAGGTACGGCGGTGTCTTTTTACCAAAGAATTTACGACAAGGAGATTGCAGAGAGTTGAATGCCAAAGAGTTGGCTTTACTTTTTAAAGATTCATCTTATGAGCCTGCGACCCAAAAACTGGTGGTCAACTCACTGCGTAAAGGGCGCGCTTAG